The Triticum aestivum cultivar Chinese Spring chromosome 6D, IWGSC CS RefSeq v2.1, whole genome shotgun sequence genomic sequence atgggctatatgcgaacaggccgttaacaggatttccatgggccggcccgccaccttttgaccaagttaaacgggccggccttttcacaggaatgggcctctgttgggccgtgccacgtgtcgacgtatcataggcgccttctgtccaatgagtggatgacatctgtcccaacgatgagccgacacgtgtttcctccagccaatgatgagtttacacgtggaaaatccccattggtcggggctgttaacgggttatcggatccaaaacccgacccgatagcttaacggcgttccgttacggtggatgccacatgtcggtcacccttgacgaaagcacttctgtgacgcgcgatttatcgtcatggaagtggacacttccgtgatgataattttgttaatgtcatggaacacttctacgacagcacaggtatgactatcttgattctgtcataaatttgtcatggatgtacatgcatgacaaaaaacgcgacctactgtgacaaacacgtatcatcacggaagtgttttttttgtagtgagagtacaaaaagcgtaagcacaggataaaacaggatgaagacaaacagactgaagaaattaaactgaggaaattgagaaagtcttcaggcAAAGTTTGCAAACAGAtataaacaagcacacaacacagtaatgaggaaatggaagggttgagaaaatagaaccagttagctcggtgaagacaatgatttggtagaccagttgcaactgctgtgacagttgtacgtctggttggagcgactaGCTATTTAAACCTGAGTACACATAGTCCCGGACaaacagtcctcaccgtattctccttgagctaaggtcacacagacctcgcccaatcactcgtggtaagtcttcaggtgacttccaaaccttcacaaactcggtcactcggcgatccacaatttcctcttggatgctctagaccatgacgcctaaccggctagaagatgcacagtcttgaaaggtaacaagcgtcggatccacacaggaacaatttcttcagtgatgctcaatcacttgggtttgtaggtgtttgggtttgggttttcctcacttgatgattttcgctcaaagtcctcagaggatgggatgctctcaatgacaagtgtcagtttctctcggagcagccaaccagctagtggttgtaggggcagctatttatagcctagggagcagcccgacatgataatacataaatgcccttaagtgatatgaccgttaggtgggtagatattttgggacagctggcgcatagcacagcaacggtcggaaatttgactatcaaattcctcagggctatcatgttcctcacttgtaggcaatccccactggcgaattcctaactcctcagtcactgaagaaattgactgaactgcatgagatttccaatggcttcactcgaaaggattggtaggtgtaggattttgagatgagcatcacttggaaacttttccttagtttttcctcgactccctttaacagtacgctgtttcctatgactcaataaagagaaaaacgaaactacgaaaacaaagtcttcacgcttcatattcctctcATGAATAtagagtcttcacggtcacaccaatttcttcactttcaaagtcttcagaaatccaaagtcttcagttgaagacattcatttttaggggtcgactttctctgtaattatcaaactcctcatagacttatagacctttgtacactcacaaacgcaccagtcccttaacctataagtcttcaatacaccaaaatcaccaaggggcactagatgcacttaaagtGGCCAACAATTTATGATCCTTTTTGCGACATAAAAACTAAAAGGCGGTGAATCGTGTTGAGATCCATTGTGACACGAATCCCAACTTCACCATAATTGCCCTAAGGTAGCTCCACTCCACTctgtcatatgctttcatcatgtccAATTTGAGAGCGGCAAAGCAATTATTCTTGGACCTGTTTCTTTTCATAAAATGCTAACACTCATAAGCTGAGATAATGTTATCAGTTATCAATCTTCCGGGGACAAAAGCCGAACTGTTCTTTCGATATGATATCCGGTAGGATTTGTTTCAACTGATTTGCTATgacctttgatgcaatcttatagaACACATTACCTAGGCTTATTGGACGGAATTGAGATAAAAGGGTAGGGTTTGAAACCTTGGGTATTAGCACCAAGATGGTGTCATTAATGCAGGCAACGCTCTCGTCACCCCGGACAATTCCCAACACAGCTTTTGTCACAGCCGGTCCGCAAATATCCCAATGACGTTGATAGAAATGTACAGGAAACCCGTCTGGTCCTGATGCCTTAGTCGGGAACATTTGAAAAAAGGCCTTTTCGCTTCGTCCTCACTATATGGCGCCATTAGTGTTGTGTTCATCTCAGCTGTAACCTTTCTAGGTACATGGTTTAGCACCACTTGTACCCCGTCAACCCCTTCCAAGGTATATAGAGTTTTGTAAAATTCCAATGCCAATGCCTGCATCTCGGTTGGATGTCAGTCATTTGCCCATCCGGTCGCTGTAGCGCACGTATCGGATTCTTCTTTCTCCTCAAAGATGCACGGATATGGAAAAAGTGTGTTCTTGTCCCCCGCTGAAAGCCATTCCACCTGTGAACGTTGCCGCCACATGAGTTGCTCCCTCAAGTACAACTCAATCAGTTTATCATTCACTTTTATCTCCATTGGGGTTGGGCCAATCCTAAGAGGATCATTGCGCAGATTGTCAAGTTCCTGCTTCAGCTTTTTAACTTCGTTTCTGACATTACCAAAGGTAGTCTTGCTCCAAGTTCCCAGGTTGCCCGCCAACTCTGTAAGCTTTCGCCTAATCTCGGCTACAGAGGAGCTGTTATTATCCACATTCCATGCTTCTTTCACAGCTCTTTTCATATCTGCATGGGTATCCCACATGGTTTCATAGCGAAATTGCTTCGTCATAGGTGGTACCTGGCTCGCTTGCAGCTTCAGCAGTATGGGTGAATGGTCAGACATCGCTGTAGTCAAGTGTTCTAGGGTCGCCAACGGGAACTGGGCGCACCACTCCGCTGATCCAAGTGCTCTATCGAGACGTACTCTTGTGAAAGAACCCCCTACAACTTTCTTTTCATAGGTCCATGGTCTCCCTTGGAAACCTAAATCAATCAGTCCGCATACATCCACCGCATCCCAAAACGCTTGCATTTGTGTCTGATGCCGCTGGCCTATCCCATTGTGTTCTTCCGGTTCCAAAACCTCATTAAAATCCCCAAAACACATCCAAGGTAATGTGCTTGTACTTGCCAGATCTTTCATGGTGTCCCAAATGTGATGGCGGAGACGGGTTTGGGCCTCACCATAGAAGCAAGATAATCTCCAGGGACTCTCCCCTAGTTCTGAAACTTTCATGTCTATATGAAACTTAGAGTAACCCAAGAACTCCAATTTTATTTCATTATTCCAAAGCATAACAAGCCCACCACTCCTACCAGTGGGATCAACACCATAAGCATTATCAAAACCTAATGTATTTGTTAGATTCTCAGCACGAACTCTACTAATTTGAGTTTCTACTAAGCAAATAACTTTAGGGGCAAACTTTGTCGCGATTGCACGTAGCTCTTGAATTGTCGGGGTGTTGCCAATCCCACGACAATTCTAGCACAAAAGACTCATTTCGTCCGGCGGTCCTCCGCCGGGGAGGCCGCCGTTTGTGGGTCATTTTTTCTATTAAGCAGagccttcctccctcctccattgcCGCTCTTCTCAGGCAACATCGAGGTCTTGGATCTCATCGGGTCCTGTTTTGGTGGAGGGCTAGGTGGGACTACAGTCGCCCCGCTGCTATCCCTAGCAACTAGGACCAATTCCATTCCAGTACCAACCGTTAGATTGTCCTGTCCAACAACCTCATCAGATGAGCGCTTGTGGTTCAGGTCAGAATCATCCATATTAGTGTCAGTTGGCTCGTCTCCTTTTCCATTATTACCACAGGATTCTTCAGATCGCTTCCCGTCGGCTGGTCATGTTCTTTTGCTTGCTGCCTGTTACTCCTACGCCTGGTTCCCCAAGCTGTAGCCGCTGGCGCTCGCAAGTTCTTGTAGATCAGGGCCGAGGGAGGATGAACTCCATGTTCGTGCTCTTTAAACTCATGCCCCATCATACCGCAAACCTGACACCAATCTGGTAGTCGCTCATATTTTACTGCAAAAATCTACCTCTCCCCTCCTCGGACGAGCGAAGTAGCCTTCTTCAGAGGGTTGCGCACAtccatacgcactctcaccctatAGAAGTTGCCTTCAAAATCGAAGGACGAGGGTTCCGAGTCCACAAACTCGCCAAATTTTGAAGCAATAGCCTTCACCTTTCCATGGTAAGCTATTGGGAGGTCGATAATTCGTGCCCAAATTTCAAACTTAAATAGCTCTATGGTCGATGATTTAGTATATCCGTCATATGGCGTGATGATCATTGGGTTACCTCTGAAGTGCCAAGGCCCCCCTTGGGTCACCCTCTCCCAATCCCCCAGGAAATTGAATTGCATGACAAAGAGGTTGTCTTCTAGGGTTTTTAATTGACTTTTCTGGCCAGATCCCACGCAGACCACATATTACGGAAGAACCAATAAGAGCTGAATCCCTTATCCATATGAACACGACCAAGATCATCCACCTGAGATATTCCACTGGCGGCGCATCCTCCTCCTCAGACACCATCATCTAGGTCGTCCTCCCTTAGGGCAAGTTCCTTCATGAGGTCCTCGACCTTTCCCTTTCCTTTGCTCCCCGATGTAGCCGATCCGCCTTTGTTCGCCGTACTCGTGATGTCCAGCAGTCCGATCTCCCCACCACAAGCGCGGGGGCAGACCAACAGAAAATCGTAATCCCTCCCGCGTCCCGGTCCCTATCCAAGGCAGGGTAGCATTTTTTGAGAATCTCACAAAGCTTTATTGCGTCACAATGTTTGTAGGGACGAATACAAGATCTCCGGGCtgacctaaccaaacatggcggccaaaCCCTAAGGATAAAGCGTACTTTGCGAGATTATGGGCCTCCTCATTTGAGGTCCTAAACTCATGACTAAAAAAGCAAGAAGAAAAAATTACTAGAGGTATCTTTAACTTCTCTGATTATTGCACCAAAGTTTGCAGCACTCCCCTCCTTGATTGCATCAATGGCCACCTTGCAGTCGGATGCTATGGTCATCTTGTTGATATAGAGATCTTGAGCAAGAGCTAGAGCTTATCGTATTGCTATGGTCTCAAGAATCTGGGGATCAAAGATGTTGTTGAGAACAAGTGACGATGCTCCCACAAAACCTCCTGCTTCATCCCTACAGATGGCACTAGCAGCGCCAAACCTCCCTGTCCTGGAAACAGCTGCATCCACATTGATCTTCATGTGCTCAGGTGGTGGCGCTATCCAAGACCTTGGCTTTGTTTTCGGCATCGAAAGTGGCCTGTCCTTCTTCGTTTGTACAAACCCAATGTCCGCGAGATAAGACGTGATGAATCTGTCAGTTGCAAAAGGAGTGTTATAGATATCCTCATGTATCACCTTCCGGCGAGCGCTCCATATTGCCCATAAAGTTACAGTCATCAACAGAAACTAATCCGGCGGGAGGGACTCGCTCATTGAGAAGAGCTAGAGCTTAGCATCTGTCTGCGTAGTCATGGTCATATGCTCAACCAGTTCCTCGTTTGACAAAGCCCATACACAACGGGACGCAGTACACTCCAGCAAGGCGTGGCGCCAATTGTCATGCGCTCCACAGAGAGGACATGAGCCAGTTGTTGCCATGTTGCGGTGAAGAAGCACATCTCCCGTGGGGAGTGAATGTTGTGCTAAACGCCAAGCAAAAAATCTCAACTTCAGTGGTACTGTGGTCTTCCAGAGTGATAGCCATCCCTTGGATTCAGCCTCCGAATTTGATGGGTCCTCTCTTTCTTCCAGCCACGCCTCGCGGCAGATTTTCGTTTTGAGAACCATACGATACGCAGATCGGACAGAGAACCGGCCTTTATTATCCTCTTGCCAAGCCCAAAAATCATCAACTTGCCGTGAGCAGAGTGGGATTTGTAAGATTGCCTCAACATCAACCGGAAGGAACACCTGATGAATTAAGTCCTCCCTCCATGACGCCGTGGAGTGGTCAATCAGCTCCGAAACCAAGCGTGGAGGATTTGGTACAAGTGATGAGATAGGTTTCATCACCCCTGTCCTGGGTATCCAGTTTTGTGTCCAGATGCTAGTTGAAGCACCATCTCCAATCCTTCTAATTGCTCCTTGCTTGACAATATCTCTCCCATCTAGAATAGAATGCCACACCTGAGAGGGGTGAGCCCCCAAGTCTGCTTCAAGAATAGACCAATTTGGGAAATATGCAGCTTTGAGAATTCTAGCACTTAAAGTtgatggttcattcaagattctccATGCTTGTCTTGACAATAAGGCCAGGTTAAAAATTTCTATATCCCGGAAACCAAGGCCACCCAAACTCTTTGGTCTTGTCATCAAATCCCAGGCAACCCAAGCAGGTTTGCGTTTACCTCTCTTACTCCCCCACCAAAATTGTCGTATGAGTGAAGTTACACTTTCACATAGCCCTCTAGGGTAGCTAATGGAGTCGAAGCAGCAGCAGCCCAAAGCGCAGTGGATCGGCCCAAAGTTACACCGTTGTCTCTGGTTTTTTTAGTAGGAAGTTAGTCACCATTAATTTTTGATTTGTTTCCCACATGCGGCTTCCTTTCTTTCTTTTGATTGAGGAAACTAGTTGCTGCTTCCTAGAGTCATGTGTGTATGATCTCCTCTTAGAAAAAAAATTGTGgcatttttttaaaacaatttggGTAAATTAGGGTTTCTGCCAACAAATTAAAATCTGTAAAATCAATGATGATTTTACTTTTTAAGATACTCTTCTCGCTAGTGGAAACACTTTTTTGTGCTACAGAAACGGTCTTGATGATGGATGGAAGCACCAATTATATTTTCTGATGTAACAAAAGCATACATCTAATCTTCGGAATTTGCACTATGAGAGCAGTTCTTGAGACCGGTAAAAAGAAACCATCCCATTATCATATATATTTTTGTGCTTTGAAACAATCTGTCAGTGCAATAGAAAAATTCTATCTACAGAACATTTGCTTCGCAAAAAAGACAGTCATATCCAGAAGCACCTAACACAGAAACAAATCCATTCGATGTGGCCAACAATTTATGATCCTTTTTGTGACATAAAAACTAAAAGGCGGCGAATCATGTTGACGGGGCTGATCATGGACGAGTTCCTGCCTTAGCAAGATAGCTCCTCGACACCAATATGGCAGACAAAGAGAGTGCATGGGGCCGTGGCACACTGAACGACATTGGGACGCCATAGGCATTTACACGAAACAAAGAAGCACAACTTTAATCCACTAGATCAAAATGTATGTAAATTCGACACATCTATGGAAATGATGAAGCACACACCGACTAAAGTTGAATGACAGAACCAATGATGCAATGGGTGAAGCACATAGATGAGGTCGAAGAACAAGTTAACTATCATAGATACATATGTGAGAAACGACAAATCCTGATTACATTTAGTGGCTATATGAACAATAACCATGCCAATCCATACCTATAAAcatgatccatctatggatcatgTGCGATGTAGGGAGCTTTAatgaattttttctattttttctctgTAACCTAAGCAGCTTCATGGTTTTTTTATTCAATCTATTCTCACATTAGCTTNNNNNNNNNNNNNNNNNNNNNNNNNNNNNNNNNNNNNNNNNNNNNNNNNNNNNNNNNNNNNNNNNNNNNNNNNNNNNNNNNNNNNNNNNNNNNNNNNNNNNNNNNNNNNNNNNNNNNNNNNNNNNNNNNNNNNNNNNNNNNNNNNNNNNNNNNNNNNNNNNNNNNNNNNNNNNNNNNNNNNNNNNNNNNNNNNNNNNNNNNNNNNNNNNNNNNNNNNNNNNNNNNNNNNNNNNNNNNNNNNNNNNNNNNNNNNNNNNNNNNNNNNNNNNNNNNNNNNNNNNNNNNNNNNNNNNNNNNNNNNNNNNNNNNNNNNNNNNNNNNNNNNNNNNNNNNNNNNNNNNNNNNNNNNNNNNNNNNNNNNNNNNNNNGGCATGTGTTTTTGTTGAGAAGTTGATATGTAGTCTTGAATTGTTCTGGGTGAACCCagaatttttttaataattttgctCATATGGGTAGAATTGAGGAGATATTTGTTTTTTCCCCATATTTTTCTGATTCTCAAGTTGATCTTTTTTCACTAGAAGGAAATGCTAAGAGTGGGTTCTATAATCTTCCATCCAAGGGCACAAATAGTTTAGAGGCATCTTAGGCATTGTTTTTGGCTAAATACCTTCCTTAAAAATCTTGCATGGATCAGTTATAGAAGTTCACAGCCTTGCTCAACTTAAAATAAGGACTTACCTATACCATGGAAGaggttttttattaaaaaaaatacaaACACTTTGTTTTGCTAATGGTATTACAGATAATATGCTTTTTGATGGGGATCTGAAGGGATGCGGTGAAACGGGGGAGGGAAAGATGTTGGAAGTTTCTGGAAGGGCATAAGAAGCATGCCGGGAGGGATTGGATCGGGTTTCTTAGACTTACATGACACGGTTGGAATGGTGGGGAGATCCAAAGTTGAGTCGAATCCGAGTCATCTTGCACGTAAAGTCATTCTGGATTattattttgaaaaaaataattaGATTTCTATTATTCCAAATCGAGTTTCAAAATACAACCATCTCAGATATGAGATTCTTTGCAAAAGCATCTCGGGTAAGTGTTTTTCGGACTAGGAGGATTTGCTATGAGTTTTCTTTATTGATGCAATAACATTATTCTCTTCAGAAACTAGGCCACTGGCCTGGCTTTTAGTACTAGAAAATCCAAATATTACAGCTTAACCATTGTCCCAAGAAACATACAATACGTGTCACACATTGACACATGCACTAGACATAATGGAACAACATTAGGCAGTGGCCAGAGCTAGCTGGCCAGCCGTATTATTTGGAGCCAAGTGAAATGAGCTCGCCTCTAGTTACGGGGTTGATTCACCGCTGCTGCTCCCTGATCCACCTCCAGAACCAGCGGCAAACCCACCGTTGCGGCCGCCACCGTCGCCACCCCCGCCCCCTCCGCTGCTCGCGTAGCTCGAACCATACGGTGCATAGTTCTCACCTACCCCTGACCCGCTTCCATCGCCGTAGCCGGAGCCGCTGCCATTGCCATCGCTCCCCCCagcgccaccaccgcctccttggCCATTCGCGTTGGTTGAAGACCCGCCGGCGTCCGTGGTACTCGAGTCTCCGTGGCCCGAGCCGGACGCGCCGCCAGCTCCGGAACCAGCCGCGGACTTGTCGCGGCCTCGCCAACGGCCACGGCCGCCACCGCCTCCGGAGCCATAGGCGTAGTTGTCCTGGTCGTACGCCTCGGCGGTGCCATCGCCGGACCCATAGCCGGAGGCCTGGCTGTTGCCggtcccgccgcctcctcctcctccactgccttggccgtcggcggtggcggcgtggTTCACTACCCTAATGGCGCTGGACAGCCCCACGCTTAGGAGGACGACGAGGGCAGCGGACAGGATCAGCTTGGTGGAAGCCATGGCGAGGCGATGCTAGATTGCCACTCCAGTGGAAGAAGCAAGCAAGCTTGATGAAGTGAGTGATGGTCGGAAGTGAGTAACGTGGTTATTTATAGCGCTTGGTTATAGTTTTAAATTAGCATGCATGTTGAGCGTGCGTGATTATTATTACCCACTGAAGATTATGGAAGATTTTGGTGAGTTGGGCCTCTTAATTACTGGGCTGATGCGTATCTTTTGCATCCAAATGCGATTAGTCTGACACTATCTTTCAGTGATTAGCCTTGTCAGGTGGAATTGAAGTCGCTGTATATACTAGTCTGGCGATGCGATCGCACTGTCGTCGGCCTCTCGATCGATCACTTGTAGTACGTCCCTCACTTGCACCTAATTAAGGTCAACCAGCGTTTCACTCGCAGAAACACGTGAAGATTAATTCGATCGTGAGCAAGGCAGCTTGGCAGCTGCATGCCCAAGTACTCAACAAAGGAGATGTGCAATCGAACCCGCAAAACATAGCCTCCATCGCGCCACCGATAAGAGTAAGAAGAGAACTAAAGTAAAATCAAAATCTCTAGTTAAGATCCAGTTCTCACCAGCCATGAACTTTGAGCCCCGGCCGGGGCTATTACCTGTGAGCTGAGGTCTGGTCTTGTTTGTACCACAAAGTTATTAGATTGGTCTACATTAGAAAAAGTTGATCAGATCTGGCTATAGTAAGAAAAAATAGGTATCACCTCATTTGTATAACAAGTTGGAATTCTCTCCTCAATTTTAGTTACACAGTTCCATTATTTTTTTGACTGgtagtcgacggaaacgtctcctcacTCTTAATGAACATCGCtggaaattttgaaataaaatCTAAGAAAATGCAAGCATCTATGCCAAATATAGGACTTGAACCCTGTTGGGTTGATTCCACCGCAAGGAACCTAACCATCTGACATACGCTCAGGCATCAA encodes the following:
- the LOC123143448 gene encoding glycine-rich cell wall structural protein 2, with product MASTKLILSAALVVLLSVGLSSAIRVVNHAATADGQGSGGGGGGGTGNSQASGYGSGDGTAEAYDQDNYAYGSGGGGGRGRWRGRDKSAAGSGAGGASGSGHGDSSTTDAGGSSTNANGQGGGGGAGGSDGNGSGSGYGDGSGSGVGENYAPYGSSYASSGGGGGGDGGGRNGGFAAGSGGGSGSSSGESTP